In Arthrobacter sp. PAMC25284, a single genomic region encodes these proteins:
- a CDS encoding ISL3 family transposase gives MTELTSRCPDAATAMFNLPDYLVLSTEILGFGQRRILVESIVESGCPDCGVIGTRRHSRRLQRVRDIPVAGPVEVIWSKRRFFCDESECPRKTFFEATPKVPRLARSTRRLRDMLVSAVIDSSRAATEAAAAHGVSWWLVQRALNMAATRLPDVDKLRPRMLGIDEHRFRSVRFFKDPETNAWKRFEPGMTTIVDLDTGRVLGVVDGRDHQGVGEWLLARPLDWRFCVQVVAIDTSAAFRKALRMWLPRTAVSVDAFHLVLLGNNMLTEVRQRLTQETKGRRGCTPDPVWANRRLLLRAGETLSGRGSDRLKQVFDLDDPTGKLQAAWNVKEQLRAMLRTGSLADAAAAKHRPQELVEHAAQPETTRLWRTVCRWWKEIEVLIVTGATTAKVAANNTAIKHLKRTGR, from the coding sequence GTGACCGAGCTTACTTCCCGGTGCCCTGACGCTGCCACCGCCATGTTCAACCTGCCTGACTACCTTGTTCTTTCAACCGAGATTCTGGGCTTCGGCCAGCGCAGAATCCTGGTCGAGAGCATCGTCGAATCCGGGTGCCCTGACTGCGGTGTGATCGGCACCCGGCGGCACTCACGGCGCCTCCAGCGGGTCCGTGACATTCCCGTCGCCGGGCCGGTGGAGGTCATCTGGTCCAAGCGACGGTTCTTCTGCGATGAATCCGAATGCCCCCGGAAGACGTTCTTCGAAGCCACCCCCAAGGTCCCGCGCCTGGCCCGTTCCACCCGCCGGCTGCGGGACATGCTCGTCTCCGCGGTCATTGATTCCAGCCGCGCCGCCACTGAAGCCGCCGCGGCGCATGGGGTCTCGTGGTGGCTGGTCCAGCGGGCCCTGAACATGGCGGCCACCAGGCTTCCGGACGTCGACAAGCTGCGTCCCCGGATGCTGGGCATCGATGAGCACCGGTTCCGTTCCGTCCGGTTCTTCAAGGATCCCGAAACCAATGCCTGGAAGCGATTCGAACCCGGGATGACTACCATCGTTGACCTGGACACGGGCCGGGTCCTCGGTGTGGTCGACGGCCGGGACCACCAGGGCGTCGGCGAGTGGCTCCTCGCCCGCCCGCTCGACTGGCGGTTCTGCGTGCAGGTCGTCGCCATCGACACGTCCGCGGCGTTCCGGAAAGCCCTGCGGATGTGGCTGCCCCGCACCGCCGTCTCGGTCGACGCCTTCCACCTGGTCCTGCTCGGGAACAACATGCTCACCGAAGTCCGGCAGCGACTGACCCAGGAAACCAAGGGCCGACGAGGATGCACCCCGGACCCGGTCTGGGCCAACCGCCGGCTGCTGCTCCGCGCCGGCGAGACGCTCTCGGGCCGGGGCAGTGACCGGCTCAAACAAGTCTTCGACCTCGATGACCCGACCGGCAAGCTGCAGGCGGCCTGGAACGTCAAAGAGCAGCTCCGCGCGATGTTGCGCACCGGCTCACTCGCCGACGCCGCGGCCGCGAAGCACCGGCCCCAGGAACTCGTCGAACACGCAGCCCAGCCCGAGACGACCAGGCTCTGGCGCACGGTCTGCCGCTGGTGGAAGGAAATCGAAGTACTCATCGTCACCGGCGCAACAACGGCGAAAGTAGCGGCGAACAATACGGCCATCAAGCACCTGAAACGGACCGGACGGTGA
- a CDS encoding transposase family protein, with translation MSCSDGRWCTRADVLLGVEGIHVSSVTTSGTGLVRRTETGEDIIGCPDCGVVAIGHGRRQVRLHDIPCFGRPVRLLWAKRLSRCLDPGCPRTTFSEEHPLAGPRTKLTARAVNWATDARQHFDTSASALAHQLGVS, from the coding sequence ATGTCTTGTTCCGATGGCCGTTGGTGCACGCGCGCGGATGTGCTGCTCGGTGTCGAGGGCATCCACGTCAGCTCCGTCACGACATCCGGGACCGGCCTGGTTCGGCGCACCGAAACCGGGGAAGACATCATCGGCTGCCCCGACTGCGGCGTTGTCGCTATCGGCCATGGCCGCCGGCAGGTGCGGCTCCATGACATTCCCTGTTTCGGCCGTCCGGTGCGATTGCTGTGGGCCAAGCGTCTCTCGCGGTGCCTGGACCCGGGCTGCCCAAGGACCACGTTCAGCGAAGAGCACCCGCTGGCCGGTCCCCGGACGAAACTCACCGCCCGCGCCGTGAACTGGGCGACCGATGCGCGCCAGCATTTCGACACGTCGGCCTCGGCCCTGGCACACCAGCTTGGCGTTTCCTAG
- a CDS encoding YdcF family protein, whose product MPPPYTAVISAARKVFAVTVGAFLLWLIVAVQLFVNTDPLTLHRTEAVIMLGGAASERLPAARQVQEKLGIPVLVLSQTDTLGNRIADAACGTATFPNPSLLCFRPPELDTRGEARAISRLVELNGWTSVTVVTSSYHVTRAGRLIRQCTGADVQMVASHPDLSAGQWLRRFVIESGGLLDVSLRPECP is encoded by the coding sequence GTGCCTCCCCCCTATACCGCCGTGATCTCCGCAGCCCGAAAGGTCTTTGCCGTCACGGTCGGAGCATTCCTGCTGTGGCTGATCGTCGCCGTGCAGCTCTTCGTCAACACGGATCCGCTGACCCTGCACCGGACGGAGGCCGTGATCATGCTGGGTGGTGCCGCCTCGGAGCGGCTCCCCGCGGCCCGGCAGGTCCAGGAAAAACTGGGCATTCCCGTCCTGGTCCTGTCCCAGACAGATACGTTGGGCAACCGGATTGCCGACGCCGCGTGCGGCACGGCAACGTTCCCAAATCCGTCACTGCTGTGCTTCCGGCCCCCGGAGCTCGATACGCGGGGCGAAGCGCGGGCCATTTCCCGGCTCGTGGAACTCAACGGCTGGACGTCGGTCACGGTGGTGACCTCCAGCTACCACGTCACGCGGGCCGGGCGGCTGATCCGGCAGTGCACGGGCGCCGACGTGCAGATGGTGGCCTCGCATCCGGACCTGTCCGCGGGGCAATGGCTGCGGCGGTTCGTCATCGAATCCGGAGGGCTCCTGGACGTATCCCTTCGCCCCGAATGCCCCTAA
- the wecC gene encoding UDP-N-acetyl-D-mannosamine dehydrogenase has product MSTKIKNVAVVGLGYIGLPTAAILATNGLRVTGVDVNRNNIDAINRGEVPFVEPDLAVHVAGAVTQGNLRAQLEMPEAEAYIIAVPTPFNEDKTADLSYVEAAARAIAPKLRGGELVVLESTSPPGATQHLADYLVGLRPDLRTDDAASSTPEGLLHVAHCPERVLPGRIMIELVTNDRIVGGITRRAAEMAKGLYSVFCQGAIFLTDATTAEMAKLVENSYRDVNIAFANELSIISDKLGIDVWELISLANHHPRVNILQPGPGVGGHCIAVDPWFVVAAAPEEARLIRQARITNDSKPDWVVRKVEEAASTLGRRPVIAALGLAFKANIDDLRESPAVSIVGQLADALPEAKILVAEPHVSDLPAALDTRQKIQLMDVHSAIDCADIVLVLVDHDEFKEISKELLEGKAVVDTRGIWRGHAEVSKTESALLVGGL; this is encoded by the coding sequence ATGTCAACCAAGATTAAAAACGTTGCAGTAGTCGGGTTGGGCTATATCGGTTTGCCCACTGCCGCAATCCTTGCCACTAACGGCCTGCGGGTTACCGGTGTCGACGTCAATCGCAACAATATTGATGCTATTAATCGCGGCGAGGTACCGTTCGTTGAACCTGATCTGGCAGTTCACGTTGCTGGAGCGGTGACTCAGGGAAACCTTCGCGCGCAGCTGGAAATGCCCGAGGCCGAGGCCTACATCATCGCAGTACCGACGCCTTTCAATGAAGACAAGACGGCGGACCTTTCCTATGTCGAGGCCGCTGCCCGGGCTATTGCTCCCAAGCTTCGCGGCGGAGAGCTTGTGGTTCTCGAATCAACCTCACCCCCCGGCGCCACGCAGCACCTTGCGGACTACCTCGTCGGTCTGCGCCCAGATCTTCGGACGGACGACGCCGCGAGCTCAACTCCCGAGGGACTTCTCCATGTTGCGCACTGCCCAGAGCGGGTTCTCCCCGGCAGGATCATGATCGAACTGGTCACCAACGACCGCATCGTGGGCGGGATCACTCGACGTGCAGCCGAAATGGCGAAGGGCCTTTACAGCGTCTTTTGCCAGGGAGCAATCTTCTTGACAGATGCCACCACCGCCGAGATGGCCAAGCTGGTGGAAAACTCATACCGCGACGTAAATATCGCATTCGCGAATGAGCTTTCAATCATTTCGGACAAACTGGGAATTGATGTCTGGGAACTGATCTCCCTGGCTAATCACCACCCCCGCGTCAATATCCTCCAGCCCGGTCCCGGAGTCGGTGGGCACTGCATTGCAGTCGACCCGTGGTTCGTCGTTGCGGCAGCTCCTGAGGAAGCCCGACTTATCCGCCAGGCAAGGATTACCAACGACTCGAAGCCTGACTGGGTTGTTCGCAAGGTTGAGGAAGCTGCTTCCACACTTGGTCGTCGGCCGGTCATCGCGGCGCTTGGACTCGCGTTCAAGGCAAACATCGATGACCTTCGGGAATCTCCAGCTGTCAGTATCGTCGGCCAACTGGCAGATGCGTTGCCTGAGGCTAAGATTCTCGTAGCGGAACCCCACGTCAGTGACTTGCCGGCCGCGCTCGACACCCGCCAGAAAATTCAGCTCATGGATGTGCACTCGGCCATCGACTGCGCGGACATCGTACTTGTATTGGTCGACCATGATGAATTCAAGGAGATCTCTAAAGAGCTTCTTGAGGGGAAAGCCGTCGTCGACACCCGCGGCATCTGGAGAGGCCACGCTGAGGTATCAAAGACGGAGAGCGCACTCTTGGTCGGCGGCCTTTAG
- a CDS encoding spermidine synthase, producing MTGQHKGAARFLRTTGQHATIESDSFTDGGFVLSIGGAEQSHVNLAEPEDIFYEYLRRIGHVVDLAAPWGEPVRALHLGAGALTLARYIQATRPGSVQYAVELERELLDFVLQELPLPDGTVLHPLIGDAREALAVLPAELRFDVVILDIFSGPEAPEHIACTDFYREAAARLTPRGVLVVNVGDEPGLTLVRSQVAALRRAMTDVAAFAEAGMFTGRYPGNIILTGTQEPWPAPWTAALTARGPHPAKVLAGVELDALSG from the coding sequence ATGACCGGGCAGCATAAGGGCGCCGCACGGTTCCTGCGGACCACCGGACAGCATGCCACGATCGAGTCCGATTCCTTCACCGACGGCGGCTTCGTCCTGAGCATCGGCGGCGCTGAGCAGTCCCACGTCAACCTTGCAGAGCCGGAGGACATCTTCTACGAGTATCTGCGCAGGATCGGCCATGTGGTCGATCTCGCGGCGCCGTGGGGTGAACCGGTCCGTGCTTTGCACCTCGGCGCCGGCGCCCTGACTCTGGCCCGCTATATCCAGGCCACCCGCCCCGGCTCGGTGCAGTATGCGGTGGAGCTGGAGCGGGAGCTCCTGGATTTCGTTCTGCAGGAACTGCCGCTGCCCGACGGGACCGTGCTGCACCCGCTGATCGGAGACGCCCGGGAGGCGCTGGCCGTACTGCCGGCGGAACTGCGCTTCGACGTCGTGATCCTCGACATCTTCTCCGGACCCGAGGCGCCGGAGCATATTGCCTGCACCGACTTCTACCGTGAGGCCGCGGCGCGGCTGACCCCACGGGGCGTGCTGGTGGTAAATGTGGGCGATGAGCCCGGGCTGACCCTGGTCCGGAGCCAGGTCGCCGCCCTGCGCCGGGCCATGACCGATGTTGCGGCGTTCGCCGAGGCGGGGATGTTCACCGGGCGCTATCCGGGGAACATCATCCTCACCGGAACGCAGGAGCCGTGGCCCGCGCCCTGGACCGCCGCGTTGACGGCCCGCGGCCCGCATCCGGCCAAGGTCCTCGCCGGCGTCGAACTGGACGCGCTCTCGGGTTAG
- a CDS encoding IS110 family transposase, whose amino-acid sequence MQNQNKPAEIIRAVAGIDAAITARHHIAVREFFDDGTEHLSRFTVDPTLAGLERLSARLAAVPAPLTAVVEPTSMTWLALALAVERAGGQMEMIGARHSSRLRGAIMGKNKSDVIDSEVLTHVGEIFDPPPLVLASPGQLALRRAVVRRAGAVIDGNRYWRRLLSLARWAFPDVWTAFAGSEPTALAVLGRWPHLRSLASARAATLTAVVAEHTRGVADTPSRATAIKAAARGWADFWDGHLDLDALAVDVTEHLADLQESRARVDRFTSHSRQWWEHLYGDDPLTLSLPGVGPAIGPCIRAYFGDGSGFDSAKKAANYVGITPSNWSSGTMNQSRRAISKEGPAPLRLAFYQAGSVARTMDPQLAAFYHRLMTERGHCHTQATIAVARKLAERTWKTLTTGQMYELRDVEGQPVTKRAAKELIASRYTVTPKQRTQSRSHTVEAKRARLTR is encoded by the coding sequence ATGCAAAATCAGAATAAACCCGCGGAGATCATCCGGGCAGTAGCGGGTATCGACGCGGCCATCACGGCACGGCACCATATCGCGGTCCGGGAGTTTTTCGATGACGGAACTGAACACCTGAGCCGTTTCACGGTCGACCCGACACTGGCCGGGTTGGAGAGGCTCTCGGCGCGGCTGGCCGCAGTTCCAGCGCCGCTAACGGCGGTTGTGGAACCGACATCGATGACCTGGCTGGCGCTGGCCCTCGCGGTCGAACGGGCCGGCGGCCAGATGGAAATGATCGGCGCCCGCCACTCCTCGCGGTTGCGCGGAGCCATCATGGGCAAGAATAAATCCGACGTCATCGACTCCGAGGTCCTCACCCACGTCGGGGAGATCTTCGACCCGCCACCGCTGGTCCTGGCATCCCCGGGACAGCTGGCGCTGCGCCGGGCCGTGGTCCGCCGGGCCGGCGCCGTCATTGACGGCAACCGCTACTGGCGGCGACTTCTGTCGCTGGCACGGTGGGCCTTTCCCGATGTGTGGACCGCGTTCGCCGGATCCGAGCCGACAGCACTGGCCGTGCTCGGCCGTTGGCCCCACCTCCGGTCCCTGGCATCGGCACGCGCTGCGACCCTGACCGCTGTGGTCGCCGAGCACACCCGTGGCGTCGCCGACACACCCTCCCGCGCCACCGCGATCAAGGCCGCGGCCCGGGGATGGGCGGATTTCTGGGACGGGCACCTGGACCTGGACGCGCTGGCCGTCGATGTCACCGAGCACCTCGCTGACCTGCAGGAATCCCGGGCTAGGGTGGATCGCTTCACGTCGCATTCACGGCAGTGGTGGGAGCATCTCTACGGCGATGACCCGCTGACCCTGTCCCTGCCTGGCGTGGGCCCGGCAATCGGTCCTTGCATCCGCGCCTACTTCGGTGACGGATCCGGGTTCGACAGTGCCAAGAAGGCCGCGAACTATGTCGGCATTACCCCTTCGAACTGGTCCTCCGGGACGATGAACCAGTCGCGCCGGGCCATCAGCAAGGAAGGACCGGCGCCCCTGCGCCTGGCTTTCTACCAGGCCGGCAGCGTCGCCCGGACCATGGACCCGCAGCTGGCCGCATTCTATCACCGGCTGATGACCGAACGCGGCCACTGCCACACCCAGGCCACCATCGCGGTCGCCAGGAAACTCGCCGAAAGAACCTGGAAAACCCTCACCACCGGGCAGATGTATGAGCTCCGCGACGTCGAGGGGCAACCGGTCACCAAACGGGCCGCGAAAGAGCTCATCGCCTCCCGCTATACCGTCACGCCAAAACAGCGCACCCAGTCACGGTCCCACACGGTCGAAGCGAAACGGGCACGCCTGACGCGGTAG
- a CDS encoding transposase: MEITTNRGEPPTLTGSNDRGTGFTAGIKTAALDPFRGYANAIRDEPPEAITVLDVFHVVKLACIS; the protein is encoded by the coding sequence GTGGAAATCACCACGAACCGCGGAGAGCCGCCTACCCTGACTGGCTCAAACGACCGCGGCACCGGGTTCACCGCCGGCATCAAGACAGCGGCGCTGGATCCTTTCCGCGGCTACGCCAACGCAATTCGTGACGAGCCCCCCGAAGCCATCACGGTCCTGGACGTTTTCCACGTCGTCAAACTGGCTTGTATCTCTTAA
- the rsmD gene encoding 16S rRNA (guanine(966)-N(2))-methyltransferase RsmD, with amino-acid sequence MSRIISGAAGGSPLVSVPGTLTRPTTDRVKEALFSRLDAFDVISGARVLDLYAGSGSLGVESASRGAATVDLVEFDAKASAVCQRNADLVNTVAGRKVVSVHRSKVESFLDRTADAARWDLVFLDPPYPLDEPALAAVLAKLAPHLAAGGVVVVERSSRTPEPDWPAGMERFAEKKYGETRLWYAEPGIEPDTGAGAGPEA; translated from the coding sequence ATGAGCCGGATCATCTCCGGCGCCGCCGGCGGAAGCCCGCTGGTCAGTGTCCCCGGGACCTTGACCCGGCCCACCACGGACCGGGTCAAGGAGGCGCTGTTCTCGCGGCTGGATGCCTTTGACGTGATCTCCGGTGCCCGGGTGCTGGATCTCTACGCGGGATCGGGCTCGCTGGGCGTCGAAAGCGCCAGCCGGGGCGCGGCCACTGTGGACCTCGTGGAATTCGATGCCAAGGCCAGCGCCGTCTGCCAGCGCAACGCCGACCTCGTCAACACGGTGGCCGGCCGCAAGGTCGTCTCCGTGCACCGGTCCAAGGTGGAGTCCTTCCTGGACCGGACGGCGGACGCTGCACGGTGGGACCTGGTCTTCCTGGACCCGCCGTACCCGCTGGACGAGCCGGCCCTGGCCGCCGTGCTGGCCAAGCTCGCCCCGCACCTGGCGGCCGGCGGCGTCGTTGTTGTGGAACGTTCTTCCCGGACCCCCGAGCCGGACTGGCCCGCGGGGATGGAACGGTTCGCTGAGAAGAAATACGGCGAAACCCGGTTGTGGTATGCCGAACCCGGCATCGAGCCGGACACTGGGGCCGGCGCCGGGCCCGAGGCCTAA
- a CDS encoding glycosyl hydrolase, with protein MFLALPLAAAAGALSACTSTDAPPPSITTLRPVPTGSPTPSIRPIPSIPPGARKGFGISLSRRIALEQLNSLDLSWFYNWGERYPAARPGPEFVPMVWGSGSLRRNAVERIQSEIQYSRATQLLGFNEPDHRAQANMSVDQAIDLWPQLEAAGLRLGSPAPVQALGDWLKEFMDKAAAKDLRVDFVAMHSYTPPNPDSLLKAVQSLHERYDKPVWITEFAVADWQAKASSPSRFSESEILTFMEETVAGLREMPFVERFAWKTRAHDDPIMGKSALFMKDGSLSPTGELYKSL; from the coding sequence ATGTTCCTAGCGCTGCCGCTTGCGGCCGCCGCGGGCGCCCTGTCTGCATGTACGTCAACAGACGCGCCCCCACCGTCCATCACAACACTCCGGCCGGTTCCCACCGGCTCGCCGACCCCCTCCATTCGGCCGATCCCCTCTATCCCGCCGGGGGCACGCAAGGGCTTCGGCATATCGCTTTCTAGGCGAATTGCGCTTGAGCAGCTTAATTCGTTGGATCTGAGTTGGTTTTACAATTGGGGCGAGCGCTATCCGGCCGCACGGCCGGGCCCTGAATTCGTTCCTATGGTTTGGGGAAGCGGCAGCCTCCGCAGAAACGCCGTGGAGAGAATACAGTCGGAAATCCAATATTCCAGGGCAACCCAGCTCCTTGGATTCAACGAGCCGGACCATCGCGCGCAGGCGAACATGTCTGTCGACCAGGCGATCGACTTGTGGCCCCAGTTGGAGGCGGCAGGACTGAGGCTTGGCTCACCAGCTCCCGTCCAGGCCCTGGGCGATTGGCTCAAGGAGTTCATGGACAAAGCCGCGGCCAAGGACCTTCGCGTTGATTTTGTGGCTATGCATTCCTATACGCCCCCGAACCCGGACTCCCTGCTGAAGGCGGTGCAGAGCCTGCACGAGCGCTATGACAAGCCGGTATGGATCACTGAGTTTGCCGTGGCCGACTGGCAGGCCAAGGCCTCGTCTCCAAGCCGGTTCTCGGAGTCCGAGATCCTCACCTTTATGGAGGAAACCGTGGCTGGCCTTCGCGAAATGCCCTTTGTAGAGCGCTTCGCATGGAAGACCCGGGCCCATGACGATCCGATTATGGGGAAATCGGCGCTCTTCATGAAAGACGGATCGCTCTCCCCTACCGGCGAGCTGTACAAGTCTCTCTAG
- a CDS encoding transposase, translating to MILAYFDTNGASNGPSEAINGVIETTRRIARVFRNFTNYRLRCLLAAGGHRPYRIKHTNHA from the coding sequence ATCATCCTCGCCTACTTCGACACAAACGGCGCCTCCAACGGACCCTCGGAAGCAATCAACGGCGTCATTGAAACCACCCGCCGAATCGCCAGAGTCTTCCGCAACTTCACCAACTACCGGCTCAGGTGCCTACTCGCAGCCGGCGGCCACCGCCCCTACCGAATCAAACACACCAACCATGCCTAG
- a CDS encoding ISL3 family transposase, producing MIEPTAQRPDAATAIFNLPDYRVTDAEVLAFGQRRISVEATAEAGCPSCGVISTRVHSRRSQRLRDIPVAGPVEVIWIKRRFFCDEYLCPRWTFTEETAQVPRRARSTRRLRDALVAAVIGSGRAAAETASSFGVSWWLVQKALDSAALTLPNVDALAPRMRGIDEHRYRSVRFFRDPATQAWKRYEPWMTTIVDLDTGQVLGIVDGRDSEGVGEWLFARPLQWRLGVQVVAIDPSAAFRKALRMWLPRTAVSVDAFHLVKLGNHMLTEVRQRLTQQVHGRRGRSIDPVWANRRLLLRGGDTLSHRARHRLSTVFATDDATGRLQAAWLVKEQLRTLLATGSLADAAAAKDRLQGLVERAEQPETNRLWRTICRWWKEIEVLIVTGATTAKVEANNTAIKHIKRTGRGFTNARNYKTRILLRSAARTTA from the coding sequence TTGATCGAGCCTACTGCCCAGCGTCCGGACGCTGCTACCGCCATTTTCAACCTGCCCGACTACCGCGTCACAGACGCCGAGGTCCTCGCCTTCGGGCAGCGCCGAATCAGTGTCGAAGCCACCGCCGAGGCCGGCTGCCCGTCCTGCGGCGTGATCAGCACCCGCGTTCATTCCCGCCGGTCTCAACGGCTGCGCGACATCCCCGTCGCCGGCCCAGTCGAAGTGATCTGGATCAAGCGGAGATTCTTCTGCGATGAGTACCTGTGCCCGCGCTGGACATTCACCGAGGAGACCGCCCAGGTCCCGCGCCGGGCACGGTCCACCCGCCGGCTCCGTGACGCCCTCGTAGCCGCCGTCATCGGATCCGGAAGAGCAGCCGCGGAGACAGCCTCCTCGTTCGGCGTCTCATGGTGGCTGGTCCAAAAGGCCCTGGACTCCGCGGCGCTGACGTTGCCTAATGTTGATGCCCTCGCCCCGCGGATGCGCGGCATCGACGAACACCGCTACCGTTCCGTTCGTTTCTTCCGCGACCCGGCCACCCAGGCCTGGAAACGCTATGAACCCTGGATGACCACCATCGTCGATCTCGACACCGGACAAGTTCTCGGGATCGTAGACGGCCGCGACAGCGAGGGCGTCGGAGAATGGCTCTTCGCCCGCCCACTTCAATGGCGCCTGGGCGTGCAGGTCGTCGCGATCGACCCTTCCGCCGCGTTCCGCAAGGCCCTGCGGATGTGGCTCCCGCGCACCGCAGTCTCGGTCGACGCGTTTCACCTCGTCAAGCTCGGCAACCACATGCTCACCGAAGTCCGGCAACGCCTCACCCAGCAGGTCCACGGCCGTCGGGGACGCTCCATCGACCCGGTCTGGGCCAACCGGCGACTGCTCCTGCGCGGCGGCGACACACTCTCGCACCGGGCACGACACAGGCTCAGCACCGTGTTCGCCACTGATGACGCCACGGGAAGACTGCAAGCTGCGTGGCTGGTGAAAGAGCAGCTCCGGACGCTGCTCGCCACCGGCTCTCTCGCCGACGCGGCCGCCGCGAAAGACCGTCTGCAGGGTCTGGTTGAGCGAGCCGAACAGCCGGAAACGAACCGGCTCTGGCGCACGATCTGCCGGTGGTGGAAGGAGATCGAAGTCCTCATAGTCACCGGCGCAACAACGGCGAAAGTCGAAGCCAACAACACCGCGATCAAACACATCAAAAGGACAGGCCGGGGATTCACCAACGCACGCAACTACAAAACGCGTATCCTGTTGCGCAGTGCCGCCAGAACAACGGCATGA
- the wecB gene encoding non-hydrolyzing UDP-N-acetylglucosamine 2-epimerase — translation MPSIMPIYGTRPEAIKMAPIVLALQESPLFDCIVTVTGQHRAMLDQVNDLFGITPDHDLDILQPGQSLSAIMTRTIDGLEKLFAHTRPDAVVVQGDTTTSTAGAIAAFYHGIPVVHVEAGLRSGDMLSPFPEEANRKITSQIASLHLAPTRTSRANLLAENVPATDIAVTGNTVIDALLTTVSKEVPFEDPRLEALASEGRKILLVTTHRRENQGEAMRGVGRALARIADAEPDLVIVLPIHKNPVVRDAVLPFVETKANVLVSEPLAYGEFTRMLSMAHIVLTDSGGVQEEAPSLGKPVLVMRENTERPEAVEAGTVTLIGTDENKIVSEVDRLLHDQAHFDSMANAVNPYGDGKAAARTVAAIAQLLGTGSRIGEFGEV, via the coding sequence ATGCCAAGCATCATGCCCATCTACGGGACGCGTCCGGAAGCCATCAAGATGGCGCCGATCGTCCTTGCTCTCCAGGAATCACCCCTCTTTGACTGCATTGTCACCGTCACCGGCCAGCACCGCGCCATGCTTGACCAGGTCAACGACCTCTTCGGCATCACGCCGGACCATGATCTGGACATCCTGCAGCCGGGACAGTCGCTGTCGGCGATCATGACGCGCACCATTGACGGCCTGGAGAAGCTCTTCGCCCACACGAGGCCGGACGCCGTCGTCGTCCAGGGTGACACCACCACGTCCACGGCCGGCGCCATCGCGGCGTTCTACCACGGCATCCCGGTGGTACACGTGGAAGCCGGCCTTCGCAGCGGGGACATGCTTTCGCCGTTCCCGGAAGAAGCCAACCGGAAAATAACGAGCCAGATTGCCAGCCTGCATCTCGCCCCCACCCGGACCAGCCGGGCGAACCTGCTTGCCGAGAATGTCCCGGCCACGGACATCGCGGTCACCGGTAACACCGTGATCGACGCCCTCCTCACCACCGTCAGCAAGGAGGTCCCGTTCGAGGATCCGCGGCTTGAAGCTCTCGCCTCTGAGGGACGGAAGATCCTGCTGGTCACAACGCACCGCCGGGAAAACCAGGGCGAAGCGATGCGCGGTGTGGGCCGGGCGCTGGCGCGAATCGCCGACGCCGAACCGGATCTAGTGATCGTTCTGCCGATCCACAAGAACCCTGTGGTGAGGGACGCGGTCCTCCCCTTTGTGGAGACCAAAGCCAACGTGCTCGTTTCCGAACCGCTGGCCTACGGGGAATTCACCCGCATGCTGTCGATGGCCCACATCGTCCTGACGGATTCGGGCGGCGTCCAGGAGGAAGCCCCCAGCCTGGGCAAGCCCGTGCTGGTCATGCGGGAGAACACTGAACGCCCTGAGGCCGTCGAGGCCGGAACGGTTACCTTGATCGGCACCGACGAGAATAAGATCGTCTCGGAAGTGGACCGGCTGCTCCATGACCAGGCGCATTTCGATTCGATGGCCAACGCCGTTAACCCCTATGGGGATGGCAAGGCAGCAGCGCGGACAGTGGCGGCTATCGCCCAGCTGCTCGGAACCGGCTCACGCATCGGGGAGTTCGGCGAAGTCTAG